In one Leptospira yasudae genomic region, the following are encoded:
- a CDS encoding inositol monophosphatase family protein produces MSLDNEIKIRYEHFLNFVPKVMEFLASTQEENDLDIGYKGEIDLVTKADKGSEERIISEIDRMFPTDSILGEEGTDKKGSSIFKWIIDPLDGTVNYSHRLPLYCACIGLENQESGEVVMGIVPLPGMNEIYHARKNHGAYKNQKKISVSKTKELKQSLLSTGFPYDREKKIDRLMFYYRNFLLKTRGVRRTGAAGLDLCWVAEGRFDAFWEEGLKPWDMAAPSVILTEAGGKMSTYDGNTFTPYIPNVVASNTLLHEKMMEGMQEYLRIPT; encoded by the coding sequence ATGAGCTTAGACAACGAAATCAAAATCAGATACGAACATTTCCTGAACTTCGTTCCGAAGGTCATGGAATTTTTAGCGTCCACTCAGGAAGAAAACGATCTCGATATCGGTTACAAAGGAGAGATTGATCTCGTTACAAAAGCGGACAAGGGTTCGGAAGAAAGAATCATTTCCGAGATCGATCGAATGTTCCCGACCGACAGTATTCTCGGCGAAGAAGGAACGGACAAAAAAGGAAGTTCGATTTTTAAATGGATCATCGATCCTTTGGACGGAACCGTAAATTATTCTCACAGACTTCCGTTGTACTGTGCTTGCATCGGATTGGAAAATCAGGAAAGCGGAGAAGTCGTAATGGGAATCGTTCCTCTTCCGGGTATGAACGAAATCTATCATGCTCGAAAAAATCACGGAGCCTATAAAAATCAAAAAAAGATTTCCGTTTCTAAAACGAAGGAACTGAAACAATCCTTGCTTTCGACGGGATTTCCATACGACCGCGAAAAGAAAATCGATCGATTGATGTTTTACTACAGAAACTTTTTGTTGAAGACGAGAGGGGTTCGAAGAACGGGCGCAGCCGGTTTGGATCTTTGTTGGGTCGCGGAAGGAAGGTTCGACGCTTTTTGGGAAGAAGGTTTGAAGCCTTGGGACATGGCGGCTCCTTCCGTGATTCTTACCGAAGCCGGTGGAAAAATGTCCACGTATGACGGAAATACGTTTACTCCGTACATTCCGAACGTTGTTGCAAGCAACACTCTACTTCACGAAAAGATGATGGAAGGAATGCAGGAATATCTGAGAATTCCTACATAA
- a CDS encoding YkvA family protein: MDLIEKVKREFWPKLKSVVSKIPFTEDLIALYYSMMDPETPLKTKLVIAGALAYFISPLDAVPDFIPGAGFLDDAGVIAAVLASVQSAIREEHREKARKFLENE, encoded by the coding sequence ATGGATTTGATCGAAAAGGTAAAAAGAGAATTTTGGCCGAAGCTGAAATCGGTCGTCTCCAAGATTCCGTTTACGGAGGATCTGATCGCGCTTTATTATTCCATGATGGATCCGGAAACCCCCTTAAAAACGAAACTCGTGATTGCAGGTGCGTTGGCGTATTTTATTTCTCCGTTGGATGCGGTTCCGGATTTTATTCCCGGTGCGGGATTTCTGGATGACGCGGGAGTGATTGCGGCCGTACTGGCAAGTGTTCAGTCCGCGATCCGCGAAGAACATAGAGAGAAGGCGAGAAAATTTCTGGAGAACGAATGA